The Bos taurus isolate L1 Dominette 01449 registration number 42190680 breed Hereford chromosome 18, ARS-UCD2.0, whole genome shotgun sequence genome has a window encoding:
- the ZNF574 gene encoding zinc finger protein 574 isoform X1: protein MIGRTRPSARRPRRKVGGALLRAIGGESEAAEQARAQGVATVMTEESEETVLYIEHRYVCSECNQLYGSLEEVLMHQNSHVPQQHFELVGVADPGVTVAAEAASGTGLYQTLVQESQYQCLECGQLLMSPSQLLEHQELHLKMMAPQEAVPAEPPPKAPALSSSTIHYECVDCKALFASQELWLNHRQTHLRATPTKPPTPVVLGSPVVVGSPVGQTRVAVEHSYRKAEEGGEGAAVPSAAATTTEVVTEVELLLYKCSECSQLFQLPADFLEHQATHFPAPAPESEEPVLQQETLTPAPVEVPVSQPEPVPSSDHSYELRNGEALGRDRRGRRARRNNSGEPGGAATQELFCSACDQLFLSPHQLQQHLRSHREGVFKCPLCSRVFPSPSSLDQHLGDHSSESHFLCVDCGLAFGTEALLLAHRRAHTPNPLHSCPCGKTFVNLTKFLYHRRTHGVGGVPLPTTPVPPEEPVLGFPEPAPAETGEPEAPEPPVAEESSAEPAAPGTYRCLLCSREFGKALQLTRHQRFVHRLERRHKCSICGKMFKKKSHVRNHLRTHTGERPFPCPDCSKPFNSPANLARHRLTHTGERPYRCGDCGKAFTQSSTLRQHRLVHAQHFPYRCQECGVRFHRPYRLLMHRYHHTGEYPYKCRECPRSFLLRRLLEVHQLVAHAGRQPHRCSSCGAAFPSSLRLREHRCAAAAAQAPRRFECGTCGKKVGSAARLQAHEAAHAAAGPGEVLAKEPPAPRAPRAARTPITSPTTLGSAAPAAPAAPARRRGLECSECKKLFSTETSLQVHRRIHTGERPYPCPDCGKAFRQSTHLKDHRRLHTGERPFACEVCGKAFAISMRLAEHRRIHTGERPYSCPDCGKSYRSFSNLWKHRKTHQQQHQAAVRQQLAEAEAAVGLAVMETAVEALPLVEAIEIYPLAEAEGVQISG, encoded by the exons ATGATTGGGCGCACTCGGCCATCCGCGCGGCGGCcaaggaggaaggtgggaggggcgtTGCTGCGGGCGATCGGGGGCGAGAGCGAGGCTGCGGAGCAGGCGAGAG CCCAGGGTGTTGCCACCGTCATGACTGAAGAGTCAGAGGAAACGGTCCTGTACATTGAGCACCGCTATGTCTGCTCTGAGTGCAACCAGCTCTAtggatccctggaggaggtgcTCATGCATCAGAACTCCCATGTGCCCCAGCAGCACTTTGAGCTGGTGGGTGTGGCTGACCCTGGAGTCACTGTGGCAGCAGAGGCCGCTTCTGGCACCGGCCTCTATCAGACCCTCGTCCAGGAGAGCCAGTACCAGTGCTTGGAGTGTGGGCAGCTGCTCATGTCACCCAGCCAGCTCCTGGAGCACCAGGAGCTGCACCTGAAGATGATGGCACCCCAGGAGGCagtgccagctgagccaccacccAAGGCGCCTGCCCTGAGCTCCAGTACCATCCACTATGAGTGTGTGGATTGCAAGGCTCTCTTTGCCAGCCAGGAGCTCTGGCTGAACCACCGGCAGACGCACCTCCGGGCCACTCCCACCAAGCCTCCGACTCCAGTTGTCCTGGGGTCCCCAGTTGTCGTGGGGTCCCCCGTGGGCCAGACCCGCGTGGCTGTGGAGCACTCGTACCGCAAAGCAGAAGAGGGCGGGGAAGGGGCAGCTGTCCCGTCTGCTGCTGCCACCACCACTGAGGTGGTGACCGAGGTGGAGCTGCTCCTCTACAAGTGTTCGGAGTGCTCTCAGCTCTTCCAGCTGCCAGCTGACTTCCTGGAGCATCAGGCCACCCACTTCCCTGCTCCCGCCCCAGAGTCTGAGGAGCCCGTCTTGCAGCAGGAGACTCTGACCCCAGCGCCGGTGGAGGTGCCTGTGTCTCAGCCTGAGCCCGTGCCCTCCTCTGACCACAGTTACGAGCTGCGCAACGGGGAAGCCCTCGGGCGCGATCGCCGGGGGCGCAGGGCACGGAGGAACAACAGCGGAGAGCCAGGCGGGGCAGCCACCCAGGAGCTCTTTTGCTCAGCCTGTGACCAGCTCTTTCTCTCACCTCACCAGCTACAGCAGCACCTGCGGAGTCACCGGGAGGGTGTCTTCAAGTGCCCCCTGTGCAGTCGTGTCTTCCCCAGCCCTTCCAGTCTGGACCAGCACCTTGGAGACCACAGCAGTGAGTCTCATTTCCTGTGCGTGGACTGTGGCCTGGCCTTTGGCACGGAGGCCCTCCTCCTGGCCCACCGGCGAGCCCACACCCCCAATCCTCTGCATTCGTGTCCGTGTGGAAAGACCTTTGTCAACCTCACCAAATTCCTTTATCACCGGCGTACCCACGGGGTTGGGGGTGTCCCTCTGCCCACAACGCCAGTCCCCCCGGAGGAGCCCGTCCTTGGCTTTCCTGAGCCAGCCCCAGCAGAGACTGGAGAGCCAGAGGCCCCGGAGCCCCCCGTGGCCGAGGAGAGCTCTGCCGAGCCTGCCGCCCCAGGCACCTACCGCTGCCTCCTCTGCAGTCGCGAGTTTGGCAAGGCGCTGCAGCTGACCCGGCACCAGCGTTTTGTGCACCGGCTGGAACGGCGCCATAAGTGCAGCATCTGTGGCAAGATGTTCAAGAAGAAGTCGCACGTGCGTAACCACCTGCGCACGCACACGGGCGAGCGGCCCTTCCCCTGCCCGGACTGCTCCAAGCCCTTCAACTCGCCCGCCAACCTGGCCCGCCACCGcctcacacacacaggagagCGGCCCTACCGCTGCGGGGACTGCGGCAAGGCCTTCACCCAGAGCTCCACGCTGAGGCAGCACCGTCTGGTGCATGCCCAGCACTTCCCGTACCGCTGCCAGGAGTGCGGGGTGCGCTTTCACCGGCCCTACCGCCTGCTCATGCACCGCTACCACCACACGGGCGAGTACCCCTACAAGTGTCGCGAGTGCCCCCGCTCCTTCCTGCTGCGCCGGCTGCTGGAGGTGCACCAGCTGGTGGCCCACGCCGGGCGCCAGCCCCACCGCTGCTCTTCCTGTGGCGCTGCCTTCCCCTCCTCGCTGCGGCTGCGGGAGCACCGTTGTGCAGCTGCAGCCGCCCAGGCCCCGAGGCGCTTCGAGTGCGGCACGTGTGGCAAGAAAGTGGGCTCAGCCGCTCGGCTGCAGGCGCACGAGGCCGCTCACGCGGCGGCTGGGCCAGGGGAGGTCCTGGCTAAGGAGCCCCCGGCCCCTCGGGCCCCGCGGGCTGCGCGCACACCCATCACCTCCCCGACAACCCTCGGGAGCGCAGCCCCCGCTGCCCCTGCGGCCCCCGCCCGACGTCGCGGCCTGGAGTGCAGCGAGTGTAAGAAGCTGTTCAGCACGGAGACGTCGCTGCAGGTGCACCGGCGCATCCACACCGGCGAGCGGCCGTACCCGTGCCCTGACTGTGGCAAGGCCTTTCGTCAGAGTACCCACCTGAAGGACCACCGCCGCCTGCACACTGGTGAGCGGCCGTTTGCCTGTGAAGTGTGTGGTAAGGCCTTTGCCATCTCCATGCGCCTGGCAGAACATCGCCGCATCCACACAGGCGAACGGCCCTACTCGTGCCCCGACTGTGGCAAGAGCTACCGCTCCTTCTCCAACCTGTGGAAGCACCGCAAGACccaccagcagcagcaccaggcaGCTGTGCGGCAGCAGCTGGCAGAGGCCGAAGCCGCCGTGGGCCTGGCTGTGATGGAGACTGCAGTGGAGGCTCTGCCCCTGGTGGAGGCCATTGAGATCTACCCTCTGGCTGAGGCCGAGGGGGTCCAGATCAGTGGCTGA
- the ZNF574 gene encoding zinc finger protein 574 isoform X2 yields the protein MTEESEETVLYIEHRYVCSECNQLYGSLEEVLMHQNSHVPQQHFELVGVADPGVTVAAEAASGTGLYQTLVQESQYQCLECGQLLMSPSQLLEHQELHLKMMAPQEAVPAEPPPKAPALSSSTIHYECVDCKALFASQELWLNHRQTHLRATPTKPPTPVVLGSPVVVGSPVGQTRVAVEHSYRKAEEGGEGAAVPSAAATTTEVVTEVELLLYKCSECSQLFQLPADFLEHQATHFPAPAPESEEPVLQQETLTPAPVEVPVSQPEPVPSSDHSYELRNGEALGRDRRGRRARRNNSGEPGGAATQELFCSACDQLFLSPHQLQQHLRSHREGVFKCPLCSRVFPSPSSLDQHLGDHSSESHFLCVDCGLAFGTEALLLAHRRAHTPNPLHSCPCGKTFVNLTKFLYHRRTHGVGGVPLPTTPVPPEEPVLGFPEPAPAETGEPEAPEPPVAEESSAEPAAPGTYRCLLCSREFGKALQLTRHQRFVHRLERRHKCSICGKMFKKKSHVRNHLRTHTGERPFPCPDCSKPFNSPANLARHRLTHTGERPYRCGDCGKAFTQSSTLRQHRLVHAQHFPYRCQECGVRFHRPYRLLMHRYHHTGEYPYKCRECPRSFLLRRLLEVHQLVAHAGRQPHRCSSCGAAFPSSLRLREHRCAAAAAQAPRRFECGTCGKKVGSAARLQAHEAAHAAAGPGEVLAKEPPAPRAPRAARTPITSPTTLGSAAPAAPAAPARRRGLECSECKKLFSTETSLQVHRRIHTGERPYPCPDCGKAFRQSTHLKDHRRLHTGERPFACEVCGKAFAISMRLAEHRRIHTGERPYSCPDCGKSYRSFSNLWKHRKTHQQQHQAAVRQQLAEAEAAVGLAVMETAVEALPLVEAIEIYPLAEAEGVQISG from the coding sequence ATGACTGAAGAGTCAGAGGAAACGGTCCTGTACATTGAGCACCGCTATGTCTGCTCTGAGTGCAACCAGCTCTAtggatccctggaggaggtgcTCATGCATCAGAACTCCCATGTGCCCCAGCAGCACTTTGAGCTGGTGGGTGTGGCTGACCCTGGAGTCACTGTGGCAGCAGAGGCCGCTTCTGGCACCGGCCTCTATCAGACCCTCGTCCAGGAGAGCCAGTACCAGTGCTTGGAGTGTGGGCAGCTGCTCATGTCACCCAGCCAGCTCCTGGAGCACCAGGAGCTGCACCTGAAGATGATGGCACCCCAGGAGGCagtgccagctgagccaccacccAAGGCGCCTGCCCTGAGCTCCAGTACCATCCACTATGAGTGTGTGGATTGCAAGGCTCTCTTTGCCAGCCAGGAGCTCTGGCTGAACCACCGGCAGACGCACCTCCGGGCCACTCCCACCAAGCCTCCGACTCCAGTTGTCCTGGGGTCCCCAGTTGTCGTGGGGTCCCCCGTGGGCCAGACCCGCGTGGCTGTGGAGCACTCGTACCGCAAAGCAGAAGAGGGCGGGGAAGGGGCAGCTGTCCCGTCTGCTGCTGCCACCACCACTGAGGTGGTGACCGAGGTGGAGCTGCTCCTCTACAAGTGTTCGGAGTGCTCTCAGCTCTTCCAGCTGCCAGCTGACTTCCTGGAGCATCAGGCCACCCACTTCCCTGCTCCCGCCCCAGAGTCTGAGGAGCCCGTCTTGCAGCAGGAGACTCTGACCCCAGCGCCGGTGGAGGTGCCTGTGTCTCAGCCTGAGCCCGTGCCCTCCTCTGACCACAGTTACGAGCTGCGCAACGGGGAAGCCCTCGGGCGCGATCGCCGGGGGCGCAGGGCACGGAGGAACAACAGCGGAGAGCCAGGCGGGGCAGCCACCCAGGAGCTCTTTTGCTCAGCCTGTGACCAGCTCTTTCTCTCACCTCACCAGCTACAGCAGCACCTGCGGAGTCACCGGGAGGGTGTCTTCAAGTGCCCCCTGTGCAGTCGTGTCTTCCCCAGCCCTTCCAGTCTGGACCAGCACCTTGGAGACCACAGCAGTGAGTCTCATTTCCTGTGCGTGGACTGTGGCCTGGCCTTTGGCACGGAGGCCCTCCTCCTGGCCCACCGGCGAGCCCACACCCCCAATCCTCTGCATTCGTGTCCGTGTGGAAAGACCTTTGTCAACCTCACCAAATTCCTTTATCACCGGCGTACCCACGGGGTTGGGGGTGTCCCTCTGCCCACAACGCCAGTCCCCCCGGAGGAGCCCGTCCTTGGCTTTCCTGAGCCAGCCCCAGCAGAGACTGGAGAGCCAGAGGCCCCGGAGCCCCCCGTGGCCGAGGAGAGCTCTGCCGAGCCTGCCGCCCCAGGCACCTACCGCTGCCTCCTCTGCAGTCGCGAGTTTGGCAAGGCGCTGCAGCTGACCCGGCACCAGCGTTTTGTGCACCGGCTGGAACGGCGCCATAAGTGCAGCATCTGTGGCAAGATGTTCAAGAAGAAGTCGCACGTGCGTAACCACCTGCGCACGCACACGGGCGAGCGGCCCTTCCCCTGCCCGGACTGCTCCAAGCCCTTCAACTCGCCCGCCAACCTGGCCCGCCACCGcctcacacacacaggagagCGGCCCTACCGCTGCGGGGACTGCGGCAAGGCCTTCACCCAGAGCTCCACGCTGAGGCAGCACCGTCTGGTGCATGCCCAGCACTTCCCGTACCGCTGCCAGGAGTGCGGGGTGCGCTTTCACCGGCCCTACCGCCTGCTCATGCACCGCTACCACCACACGGGCGAGTACCCCTACAAGTGTCGCGAGTGCCCCCGCTCCTTCCTGCTGCGCCGGCTGCTGGAGGTGCACCAGCTGGTGGCCCACGCCGGGCGCCAGCCCCACCGCTGCTCTTCCTGTGGCGCTGCCTTCCCCTCCTCGCTGCGGCTGCGGGAGCACCGTTGTGCAGCTGCAGCCGCCCAGGCCCCGAGGCGCTTCGAGTGCGGCACGTGTGGCAAGAAAGTGGGCTCAGCCGCTCGGCTGCAGGCGCACGAGGCCGCTCACGCGGCGGCTGGGCCAGGGGAGGTCCTGGCTAAGGAGCCCCCGGCCCCTCGGGCCCCGCGGGCTGCGCGCACACCCATCACCTCCCCGACAACCCTCGGGAGCGCAGCCCCCGCTGCCCCTGCGGCCCCCGCCCGACGTCGCGGCCTGGAGTGCAGCGAGTGTAAGAAGCTGTTCAGCACGGAGACGTCGCTGCAGGTGCACCGGCGCATCCACACCGGCGAGCGGCCGTACCCGTGCCCTGACTGTGGCAAGGCCTTTCGTCAGAGTACCCACCTGAAGGACCACCGCCGCCTGCACACTGGTGAGCGGCCGTTTGCCTGTGAAGTGTGTGGTAAGGCCTTTGCCATCTCCATGCGCCTGGCAGAACATCGCCGCATCCACACAGGCGAACGGCCCTACTCGTGCCCCGACTGTGGCAAGAGCTACCGCTCCTTCTCCAACCTGTGGAAGCACCGCAAGACccaccagcagcagcaccaggcaGCTGTGCGGCAGCAGCTGGCAGAGGCCGAAGCCGCCGTGGGCCTGGCTGTGATGGAGACTGCAGTGGAGGCTCTGCCCCTGGTGGAGGCCATTGAGATCTACCCTCTGGCTGAGGCCGAGGGGGTCCAGATCAGTGGCTGA